GGTTCATTTGGGAATACCTTTGTTCCGATGACATTGCAAAAATACAATCCCAAAAAATTGATTGTTTATTCCCGGGACGAGATGAAACAATGGGAAATGGCAAAAAAGTTTCAGGGAGATGAGCGGGTCCGATTTTTTATTGGGGATGTTCGCGATCGCGATCGTTTATACCGGGCTCTTGATGGAGTTGATTATGTGGTCCATGCTGCTGCCACCAAAATTGTTCCGACCGCCGAATATAATCCTTTTGAATGTGTTAAAACCAATGTTTTAGGGGCAATGAATGTAATTGATGCCTGTATAGACAAGGGAATTAAGCGTTGCGTTGCCCTCAGTACCGATAAGGCGAGTTCACCGGTTAATTTATACGGAGCAACAAAATTATGCAGTGATAAATTATTTATAGCGGGAAATTCTTATTCTGGGAAAAAAAATACTCGTTTTTCCATTGTACGATACGGAAATGTTATGGGTTCTCGCGGTTCAGTAATCCCATTTTTTATTAATCAGGCAAAAACTCGTGTTCTTACAATAACCGATGATCGCATGACACGATTCATGATTACACTTGAACAGGGAGTTGAATTGGTGTGGCATGCTTTTGATGATATGGAAGGTGGAGAAATCTACGTTAAAAAAATTCCTTCTATGAAACTAATGGATATTGCCCGTGCAGCATCAGAAACCGCCAAACTAAAAATAATTGGAATTCGTCCTGGTGAAAAACTTCATGAACAGATGATAGGCATTGAAGATGCTCCTTTCACCTATGAGTA
The DNA window shown above is from Bacteroidales bacterium and carries:
- the pseB gene encoding UDP-N-acetylglucosamine 4,6-dehydratase (inverting); this encodes MLTTSTILVTGGTGSFGNTFVPMTLQKYNPKKLIVYSRDEMKQWEMAKKFQGDERVRFFIGDVRDRDRLYRALDGVDYVVHAAATKIVPTAEYNPFECVKTNVLGAMNVIDACIDKGIKRCVALSTDKASSPVNLYGATKLCSDKLFIAGNSYSGKKNTRFSIVRYGNVMGSRGSVIPFFINQAKTRVLTITDDRMTRFMITLEQGVELVWHAFDDMEGGEIYVKKIPSMKLMDIARAASETAKLKIIGIRPGEKLHEQMIGIEDAPFTYEYKDHFKILPQIHEWATDPYRIKEGAPVHENFSYSSDNNTEWMTIEELRIWIQKHKKDFIF